A single window of Coriobacteriia bacterium DNA harbors:
- a CDS encoding YjbQ family protein, which yields MEAEMQFEVQTGRREQLVDITAQVADAVAACGISTGVVVVYCPHTTAGLTINENADPDVVTDLLAGLERIAPRGAGYLHREGNSDGHIKASLLGSSVMVPLTGGRMALGTWQGIYLGEFDGPRTRKVLVTALGDAV from the coding sequence ATGGAGGCCGAGATGCAGTTCGAGGTCCAAACCGGACGCCGAGAACAACTCGTCGACATCACGGCGCAGGTCGCAGACGCCGTTGCTGCGTGTGGTATCTCGACGGGCGTCGTGGTGGTCTATTGCCCACACACCACCGCGGGACTGACCATCAACGAGAACGCGGACCCCGATGTCGTGACCGACCTGCTCGCGGGGCTCGAGCGAATCGCTCCGCGAGGCGCGGGGTATCTGCACCGCGAAGGAAACAGCGACGGGCACATCAAGGCGTCGTTGCTCGGATCGAGCGTGATGGTGCCGCTTACGGGTGGGCGCATGGCGCTCGGGACATGGCAGGGCATCTACCTCGGCGAGTTCGACGGGCCGCGGACCAGAAAGGTGCTGGTCACAGCGCTTGGCGACGCCGTCTGA
- a CDS encoding bifunctional nuclease family protein, giving the protein MIQVRIASLALDARSNQPVVILKRVDEGPGEGLVLPIWIGHPEATAILLALEGAEPPRPMTHDLMRNMLESLDTYVERIEITRVEESTFFASIMLRGEERTRVVDARPSDSIALAIRMQAPIYVADEVFAKAGVPDESHPDIDEEAELAAFREFLDSVDPEDFQS; this is encoded by the coding sequence ATGATTCAGGTTCGTATCGCTAGCCTTGCGCTCGACGCTCGGTCCAACCAGCCGGTCGTCATCCTGAAGCGCGTCGATGAGGGCCCGGGCGAGGGACTCGTGCTCCCCATCTGGATCGGGCACCCCGAGGCGACGGCGATTCTACTCGCACTCGAAGGCGCCGAGCCCCCGCGTCCCATGACCCACGACCTCATGCGCAACATGCTGGAGTCGCTCGACACCTACGTGGAGCGCATCGAGATCACGCGGGTCGAAGAGAGCACCTTCTTCGCGTCGATCATGCTGCGCGGCGAGGAGCGCACCCGCGTCGTCGACGCGCGGCCGTCCGACTCGATCGCGCTCGCAATCCGCATGCAGGCGCCGATTTACGTCGCCGACGAGGTCTTCGCGAAGGCGGGGGTTCCCGATGAGTCGCACCCAGACATCGACGAGGAGGCCGAACTCGCTGCGTTTCGTGAGTTCCTGGACTCGGTCGACCCCGAGGACTTCCAGAGCTAG